A window of Pseudophryne corroboree isolate aPseCor3 chromosome 12, aPseCor3.hap2, whole genome shotgun sequence contains these coding sequences:
- the SPTSSA gene encoding serine palmitoyltransferase small subunit A: MKVSCDAGAQGSLGRAWKQMSWLYYQYLLVTALYMLEPWERTVFNSMLVSIVGMALYTGYIFMPQHILAILHYFEIVQ; encoded by the exons ATGAAGGTGTCCTGTGATGCTGGGGCTCAGGGTTCTCTGGGCCGAGCCTGGAAGCAGATGTCGTGGCTGTACTATCAATACCTGCTGGTGACGGCGCTGTACATGCTGGAGCCCTGGGAGAGGACCGTCTTCA ACTCCATGTTGGTCTCCATCGTCGGAATGGCTCTGTACACCGGATATATATTTATGCCGCAGCACATCCTGGCAATTTTGCACTACTTTGAGATTGTACAATGA